The DNA segment CCATATGAGATACTGAAACGAAAACGTCTCGTTTTGATGCATTGCACGACAATTAACATACCGTCATGATTGATGCAGGATACACATCCCCATCTTCAGTAAACTGTGCAATTTTCTGAATCCGTCCTATTCCTATGATGGCAACTTCAGGTGAATTTATAAGCGGGGAACCAAACTTTCCACCAATTCCTCCAATATTGCTTAGAGTAATAGTTGACCCTGATATATCATCAGGGCTAAGCTTGTTTATCTTAGCCAACTTCTGTAGCCGTGATAGCTCCTTTGTTATCTGTAGCACAAAAATATATCCAGTTAACAACTCCGCTCAAAAGGAAGCAAAGACATGCATTTAGTAGTGTATACAtacacagaaaagaaaaaaaggaactgATCTTGGACTATGAGAAATAGTACTCATCACTGAGGGGAGGGGGGAAGGGGAGGTAGAGAGGGAAAAGTCATGTTTTGAGATTACATAGCCAAAAGTCTTCTCAACCTCCTTTCGCACTATGGTAAGACAGTACAGAAAATGCACACAGAGGAATTGTAACCTTTTGCATTTTGAGCTGAGCAAAATTTCCACCAGGACCAAAATGTCTAATCGTAACCTTATTCTCTGGCTTAAACACTCAAATGAGAGGAATTGCAATTTTGAACACGtaaaaccaaattgattcaaggATAATACATAAAAGTACAAATAAACTGGCCACGCTTACTGCCATCAGATCCTCCTTTATCAATTCCTCCAAAATATCTCTTAACAACTTCTCTATATTGTTCAGCCCAAACTAAacattctttctatttcttgATTTTCTATAATAATTTACACACTCATAAAGGATAAGGCTGTACCCACATCATACGACATTAAAGTAATACGCGAACAGAAGAATCCACAGAATAACCGGGAACTTCTACAATTCTTAAACCTTTTTTATTAATAATTTCAGCCTCCAATATCTTCCTCCACTCAAGTTTAAATATGTCAGATGCTCCTCTTAACAGTGTCTTAATATTGTCATGTCAAACTaggatttaattaaaaaaatgcgCTTAATAGACTATAACAAGTGATGTAGAGATGTAATTATATGAGGGGAAAAAAGAATATATAGAAATGTCAATTCAGTACAGAGTAGACTATGGCAAAACTTGAAGTTACTGGGGTAACAGATGCCAACTGACCTCCAAGATTGAGAGAGACTGAACATTTTTTATGTTTGGAACAACCAAACCATTTGGAGTAGCCATTGCTATTCCAATGTTGTGGGACCCTAGATCATGGAAAGAAAAAATTATCATTAATAGGGACGAAGAATGCGTGAATGACGAAAAGAAAATATTGTAGCAGCTTATAATGCAAAATCATGTAAAGCGAGCTATTTTTACTACGTCTATGAGCACGGGAACATTTGAAATCGGAAATTCAGAATTTTGCATTTGATATACCTTTTAGGATGACCTCATAGGATTCCTCATTGAAGCGACTATTTAGCATGGGATGAGTAGTTAAAGCCATTGATAGTGATTTTATCAGGACCGGAAGGAAAGTGTGCTTGATCTCCGGATCAGAATTCTCATTCTGGAATGATTTTTTCAGCTCCACAACTGCAtcacatttcatctcttctacatAATAAAAATGTGGAATTTTCGCAGCTAATGTCATTGACTTAACCATGGAACGCTGATATCCCCTGTAGAGTTTAGGAGCCAATAGCAAACTGTGAGTAGAAAATAGAATGCAATACCTCCCTAGTAAAGGAATATCAATCTCAATTTTTCCGGCACAAATTGTCCGTGCATTTTACAACACACTAGAAGAAACTTGTTCGAAGAACACGCTTTCTATCAACAAAAAAGAATGTTTCTAACTAATGAAAAACTATGCCCCATCTGCATTCAGAAGTTTCGAGTAACGTATGAAACAGTATAGTGAGCTAGTGAGTTTGAGTTCTCTTTATGGTAGTAACTAACCTTAGCTGAAGTGTCTTATCTTCATATCCCGCTCCAATGAGAGATGAAACCTCTGAATGTTTTTGTTGTGCACATGCTAGTGCTTCATTAATTAGTCCtttttgcattgcataatttGTAACATCCTCTTTAAGTATCCTTCCATCTTTACCAGTTCCAGGCACATCATTTATGTCTAAACCATACTGCTTTGCAAGATTGCGGACAGCAGGTGTAGATGACACTCCATCAATCTTGGATTTTTCAGGCACGGAGCTGATATCACTTGAGCCAATAAAATCAGAGTCCAGTGATGTCATCTTTTCTGAAGCATCAGAAGTCTCAGTAGGCTCAGGAATTTCATCAACGGCAATCTTCAAAAGTGTTTCCCCAACCTACAAAATTTGGTAGAGAAGATGATATAATGCAAAAAGGGCTCATTTCTTCTTATGAACGACATTTTTGCTCAATTTTTCTTACAAGCATAGTTCCAAAAGCACACCACACATAAAAAGTAGTTTTCTATGTAGCTGATCTTTTAAAAGTGAGCCTATTCTCCATCTTCTTTGCTCAAACATTTGAGGATATCTTCAAACTGGATGGAAGttatcattcttttttaaaaaaaactatttgAAAGTGTAAAAACAGAATTTGGTCATGAAATTCCCACTATGAGATTAACATCTCCAACTACTTCCTGATCTCATCATTAAAGTGCAGTTAAACAACCAAATCCTCAAGGCAGAAAGATTAAATACCAGAAGAATTTCAGTGTGGTTGGTACACAGTGAACACATTATGTGTGTTGTACCTTTACAATGCTGCCGGGAACATGAACAATATGAGAAATTTTTCCTTTGTAACGACTTGTTATTTCAATTGTTGCCTTGTCACTCTGAACTTCACAAAGAGGTTGAAATTCTTCAACCTGGTCCCCCtgcccaaaaacaaaaaaagaaaatcatcAGAATGTATTATATAAAATGCTTTATAGACTAGTAATTATGAACTAATCAGCACAAAGTCAGCAATCCAACAAGAGGAGATAGGAGAAGCGATAAAAGGCAGAGAGACAGGAGGGGGAAGAAGCAGGTACTCCCAAGTCATTTTTGCATACAAAAACAGATGTTTTTATGCTGGAATACTATGCTGTTGAAATCCTGATCGATAAGTGAATAGAGGAGTATCGAAATCTCTTAAAACAAGAACCCAACATACTTAACTCATCCCACAAAATTATAGATTAAAAAAAATGGGCAGAGCATTAAAGCCTAAGAGAATTCTTTTAAACAAGAATCCAGCATATACTAACTTGTATGACCAAATCGCAAATGAAAACAGTGGGTAGTACTTGCTAACTTCTAATAAGAGAAGATTACAAGGACCAACAGGGCAATGGCCAAAATCATGAGGAGCTAAACATCAATTGCAGTTTGTTAAACGAGTATGGGCCTAGAGATGTATGTAAATTCTACTTCAAGGTATAATTGGCTTCAAATTCCTCACATcaagtttaaattttaaatcaAGCCAAGCAGTTGGGAGTCCAATTGCATGTTTTTAGTAACATAGCTGAAAATCATTTACTAAAGGAGAAAAAGTATGGTGTGAAATACCCTATTATATTAACAAGAGACATTCACTAACCTCCTGAACAAACCATTTGAGAAGTTCACATTCAGCAATGCCTTCACCAGTTTGCGCCAAAGGTACATCAATTACTCCACCAGTAGAAAGATCCAATGCAGCTTGAGTTGAAAAACTACACCCTCTCGGAATAAACCAAACATTCGACTGCAAAAAAAATACTGGCATAAACAATAGGTAAAAACAACAGAACCAGAGTTTTGCTAACCTACAGAgaaaataacttctcaaaaaCTATTGCATAAAACCTGCATCAAGAACTTTTGATAGGTTCAAGAGGAACTGATGCACAACAGACAGAACATGTTGCAGAAATAGAACAAGTGAACATTAAATGAGGGAACAAATTCCATGATCTGACCAAAATGCTACTGATGATCCTTAATCTTAACACCACTGGATGAAAAGAAACACCAACTTTAGAAACTAATCTACACAAATTTCAATTCTGCCTATTACTTGAATAGATaaagggcagcccgatgcacaaagcatcccgcgtTCCGCAGGGTCGGGGGAAGGTTAAAAATGCCAGATTACAGCCACATCAAAATCTACAATCCTATATAAGGTTGCAGCATTTCTCTAAGGCCAGTAATATTTCCAATTTACTTAATTCATGTAGCTTTATCATCATAGTCAAAAATTTTGATATTCCCACATCTCCATATGAGGAAAAGGGGGTTGAGGGAACAAACTAAAAAACAAAAAGGCACTGGAAAATTACCCTTTTGAATATTCAGTTTGACAAGTTCAAACAAAAGTGCACACACATCACTCAGAATCCACCACTAAAGCAAAGTACTCTGACATACAAATAATGGTAAAAAGCTTATGAACACACTCACTTaccttaaataaaataaaaataaaaaaagataaaacaaaagcAAACTAAATTGTCACCTTACTAAATGAGCAATACGGCGTCGTATAGTTTCCAAAGAAATGAAGTTGAGACTGAATTTTCTTGCCACTGCATACAGTACTAACAGGTGTCACCGGAGCTGCCACCGGTGCAACAGAAGACTGAAACCACCGGCAAATACTCTGCCGGACGGAATTCCGGAGCTTACCCTGATTAATCTTCCGACAAATCATAGTAATGGGAATTAGCGGAGATTGTGTTTGTGGGGTTCAACTATTTTTTGGGTCAGCAAATCAAGAAAGTGAGACAATGTGGACAAGTACAACTATTCTGTGCTGCTGAATATAAATATTTGGTGTCTGTCTACACTTTATTGCgttgacaaaattaaaataagtTACAGTAATGGAGTAAATTTTATTGTGGATTTTTCAGAAACTTTTTGAACATGATTTTGCTTCAAAAACGAAAAGGGCTAGATATTGTATATGTTACAAACTCTTTTATACTATTTGACCAAATTTATCCCTATCATTATATTATCGGacaataaatttttaaaagtcACCCCTCGATCCGTGAGAGACCCAGAACCTCCTAAatcattttaatttattaattatgcgtcttggtccactatttttaaaataattgatATTTACCTGCTATCtgaattagagaaaaaaaataagagaatttttttaaaaataatacaaatattaataaacaaagtatagttatttgaaaattttaaattaggtAGCTTGtctaaattctaaaagtatttacaacatctcaattttaatgaattcgttGCACCAAATATATGGGAactttgcaagtattagtgatCGAACTCTATACTAACCAGAAATtgacaaaatatatttgaatataatACATGTACATACATGATGATTAGCtacatataattcacaataaatAGACCCACTAAATTCTACAGTGTATATATgattggaaaaaaaaattaaaccaatCGCAAACCCATTATTGCAAGAAGAAAAGTGGGTGCATTGATAATTAAAAATATTcatgaataatttgtatagtctaATAATTATAGCATTTACATCAATAGTAATTCTTGAAAATAGTAGAGCaaaaagaacaacaagtgatttaaataaaagaaatttaagAGATATTGAATTACTTAACATATCAAagggtaatttttaaatatttgttgATGATAAAGATAAATTTGGCCAGGGATAAATTTAATCGGATAGTATAATAAATGTTAAATGTAGATAATGTTCGACAGTTGACCGTATATTTGGTCTTTTTCCCGATTATTTTTgcactatattattattatactcaGAAAAGGACAAGCAAAGATCAAAAAGAAACACAGTGTCCAACTTTTACAAGTAACTCCTACGAAGATTGCTAATCTAGTAATCTGGGGGATCTACAACAGTTCTAGTCATGTgatagtattttattattttaaaaaatatatatattatattctaTATTCGAAAACTATTTTACTTTAAATACATATTTAAACTGAACTTACTCGGAGACTTTACATTGTCGAATTCAATTTTACTTTAATCAATGCCTACATATTGTGCACTCTTAAGCTAGTCGATCGAACTCTATATTAATCAGATaatgacaaaatatatttgaatataatACATGTACATACATGATGATTAGCTACATATAATTCATAATAAATAGACCCACCGAATTCTACAGTATAtggttggaaaaaaaaaaaattaaaccaatTACAAGAAGAAAAGTGGGTgcattggtaattaaaaatattcatgaataatttgtatagtctaataactttagcattcacatcaatagtaatttctgaaaatagtggAACAAGAAGAACaataagtgatttaaataaaagaaatttgggagattttgaattACTTAACACATCAAAGGGTAATTTTTAAATGTTTGTTGATGATAATGATAAATTTGGCCAGATAGTATAATAGTAGAAGTATATTTGTCAgatagtataacggaggttaAATGTAGACAATATTCGAAAGCAGATGAGCATATTTGGtcattttttcaattatttttgcactatattattattatactcagaaaaagacaaaaaaaaaaacaaaaaaaaaacacagtGTCCAACTTTTACAAGTAACTCCTACGAAGATTACTGATCTAGTAATCTGGGGGATCTACAACAGTTCTAGTCatgtgatattattattattattatatatatatatatatatatatatatatatatatatatatatatatatgaaaactattttactttaaatatgtattttattaATAAGCACTTTTAAAGTCACATAGATTTGATTATATGTTTCAAATTAAAAGTTTTGGAAGTCACAAATTGAAATTAAAACTTCATACCGAAACAaagtcacataaattgaaattgagagagtattatttttcttttttcttttcatgaaATCTAGTTATTTCTTTGTCCGGTTAAATTGATACAATTTGACATATTCATGATATTAAGAGGAAAATATTTCTATGAATTTGGTAAAATTGTACTATTTATAATAATAACTTTAAATATTAAAATGATTTTTGATAAAATGTAAAAGCAAGTTTGATATATAATGTTGGTATTATATATCTTGTATTTGATACGATAATAAAGTATAAACTTTTTTCTAATAGTTGTCTTGCCATTCCATTTTCTACTCATCTCACCAAACTCATGTTTAATAATAGTTGGGGTTTTTAAAATGATAATGATCTCTCTTTTTCTTCAGCGAAAAGGATCAGAACAAATGATCTTTTCCTAGTAAGATGATCAATCCACGTGCACTATCCCAATTGAGATGTGTAACACATCATCAAAGTTATCTACTTCATTCAGATGGACTTCTGCTTAATGTGGCAATCAGTCAATCTAAGCtagtttggacataaatttggttcaaactttaaaaaataattttttaaaataaaataaaatagtattTTTGGTcgttaaaattatatttgaacatatattttatttaaaaataagttCAAGTTTTACgattaaaaattttcaaaaacttgaaaCTAGTCTAAATCCCTTtttgaaacttgaaaaataaatCTTAAAAAACTACCCAAAAACTAGTCACTTTGATAAACAAACAAtcctttgaaattatttttaaaaaaagtgaaaaaaacttATGGCCAAACGTGAGCTAAATTGTTCAAGTGCTCGACATAATTCTTTAAGTACTGTTTATCTCTGctataatttaatattattcagAGACATATTGAATATTACTTGATCATGTTAAAATTTGAATTATTTAACACAAAAAAATATCGTTAACATCCGTTTGTTACAATTTATTTTATTAGAATTTTATTTGTCCAACGTGTTGTACTTGTACACCTAATTTTTTCGTCGATGCTATAGTACTATCGAGGATATGATCTATCAGCCACTCTATAATCAGAGCGGTCCCTCTTGAAGCACGCAAATCAATTGTTTTACGCCCTACATTTTTGTGAATCCATTCTCTTTTCTCTAAATTATGTATAATaatgttatattttttaaaaattatataaatatatgtgtgtgtatccACCCATACTCAAGGACTCTTATGGTGCAATAATTATTGGATGCACCTCTACAAGTAACATTAGCGGTTCAAAACTCACTCCGGACGATCTTGTTTTCGACGTTGAGTATAGATATATatgtgaaaataataaaatttcaaaaggtataattttgaacctataattttaaaagtatagTAGGTTCAGATTAAGGGACTAAAATTAAACCCATCAAATGAGAATTCCAGATCCACCTCTTTATAATAGCGCACCCATCCTCTTGAAATTCTGGATCCGTATCTGTATGGGGGCTCCCGTTTTTTGTTACAGCTAATAGGCTATATATAAGTTTTTAAAAAAGTTATGTCTGTGAACAAGTTTGATTTCCTTCTTTAACAAATATAGATAAGAAAGATTTGCAACTGTTATGATTTCTGCCAAGCAAATTACATTTGAAATGAATATCGAATTCGAATTTCGTAAGAAATGCGTGATGTATAGGAAGAAACTATTTGATGATaatgttgataatgaaatttcAAAATCTCTTGAAGtgtcctttagagttgattactttttatacatagtagacaggactattttttcacttcaaaataaatttgaacaatttgaaacatatgaaaatatttgTGGTTTTCTCTTAGCGTAAAATACTAATATCACTAGatgataaaaatttgaaaatatattgtcttaatcttgaatgttccttaaagaTAATGATCAATctgatattgatggtttagatttattttctgaattaaaagtgttaagaaaaatagtacaattagaagataacaatttaattgatatactcaatcaaataaaaaaatattttttttccaaatgtttatatttcttatagaataatgttaataactcatgTTACCGTTGATTTGGCGAAaagaaatttttcaaaattaaatttgataaaattttacCTTAAGATCAACACTGTCTCAAGAGAGGTTAAATAGtttagctatattgtcaattgagaagACTTATTAAGAAATATTgactataaaaaaattattaataaatttgaatcttaaaaaaaacaaacaagaaaaatagatttcgaataaaaaaataataattttttttaaaaaagaagaagttaaggcCCTTcggctttaggccacaaaatcCGTTGGGCCGCCCCTACATGTAACTCCTAGGCCATCTATATTTATTTGTCAGATGAAATAAAGATTATTGGAATATCACTTATAATTGGAAGTAATATAATATGCTAGAAATATTAGTTTTTTAGAAATTTGAATTATTAGAAGATAATAATTTTTTGTATAAAGATagaattcaagtttttggaaCAGACTTTAAAAAAAAGTCTATCGAGACATTAGAATTTCCattggtgaaattattttttGGTAATAGTCAATTATTTATGTGTAGCTAGAGGTGGGATTATCTAtacctatatctatatctatctatattattataaaataatgaatacaatgtcgttttataaaaataaccttataatattaaacataataactcacaataaaaagGACATATctggaattctagatattagccttgtaatcctattagttttaggatataatactacatattaggaatcctacatgattacatTTAGGAATACTATTAGTATAATTAATTTCGGACATAGACATATAATACTACATATTATCATGTAAACCTAATACCTTTACGAACACATTAGGTTTCCttttagtataattactttcgggataGATACATatttttagtcatgtaatcctattacttttaggatatacttcttaaaaaattcTATCACTAATTTTTAGAAAAGGAGAGCCTATATATTATAGCACGAATACAATATTGATagaccaaaatagccctaaaatattaaacagaaTAACTCATAGGGAAATGACATAActgtaataacttatttttttggactacaatactgtcacgacccgaaattctcaccttcgggaccgtgatggcgcctaacatttcacttgctaggcaagccaacgttagaataatttaaactatttttaacaatctattttaattaattaataaagaaaCCAAACAACTGGAAAAAATTTCTAAATTAAATTGAACAATCCAAAATAATAACAATGTCTAAATATCAACCcaaaactggagtcacaagtacacgagcttctagaataatacaaacaagggtgtgaataaaaataaagatgtctaaaagaaagcacacaactaaaataaagtagaatggGACTTCAGagttgcgaacgtcgtgcaggtatacctcaagtctcctatgaTAGTTGAATCCAAGCAAATCTACAGCACGCCATTAGGACCAACTCTGGTATATGCataagaagtgtagagtgtagtatgagtacaaccgatcccatatactctgtaagtgccgagcctaacctcgacaaagtagtgacgaggctaaggcaagttgcttacattaacctgtacataataataatagtaacatGAATAGAAGTAAGACCAGTCAAtcatatcaataattgaagtTATTTCAGCAGTCacaaccaattatttcttttctcattctgttgcgacatgcaacccatTCCCCCAATATAATCCTTCAATTaaattctattgcggcgtgcaacccgctccaaccatataacttaaaatataatccgttgcggcgtgcaacccgatcccccaatatatttatttttatctccgttgcggcgtgcaacccgctccaataatataatttaacaactcttgaatgtaataaaaatactccaataaataccacattcgataagaaattattaggcaacaaagcatacaatatttataaattatttaggaaataagtaatgacaagtagcaattaattgtggaaatccgggagaaaataggcaatttaatatctaatatactaaatgtcaagtaacaattaagtcacataagtcaaataagcatgtaacaattatagcatgaattcaAGACTTAATATTTGGCGAGGAATAtgaaagaaataattaatataataattaagtcatgataaagaaaataatttatgatttctaGATAAATATGAgaacaatcaatttgacgacaTATATGCACTcttcaccttgcctatacatcgttacacatgaaattcacgtaaaaaataattcaagggttctattccctcaagtcaaggttaaccacgacacttaccttattTTGCAATTTCAAATGATCACTCGAACACAGCTTTTCCTTTCGAATTgttctccaaaccaatcaaacctagcaaattatttaccaacaattcaatttgagcgttagaaattattcacaattcgAAAGAGACATTTTCAGAAACGTCATCAAAAAAT comes from the Nicotiana tabacum cultivar K326 chromosome 14, ASM71507v2, whole genome shotgun sequence genome and includes:
- the LOC107820956 gene encoding lipoamide acyltransferase component of branched-chain alpha-keto acid dehydrogenase complex, mitochondrial isoform X1, with product MICRKINQGKLRNSVRQSICRWFQSSVAPVAAPVTPVSTVCSGKKIQSQLHFFGNYTTPYCSFSKSNVWFIPRGCSFSTQAALDLSTGGVIDVPLAQTGEGIAECELLKWFVQEGDQVEEFQPLCEVQSDKATIEITSRYKGKISHIVHVPGSIVKVGETLLKIAVDEIPEPTETSDASEKMTSLDSDFIGSSDISSVPEKSKIDGVSSTPAVRNLAKQYGLDINDVPGTGKDGRILKEDVTNYAMQKGLINEALACAQQKHSEVSSLIGAGYEDKTLQLRGYQRSMVKSMTLAAKIPHFYYVEEMKCDAVVELKKSFQNENSDPEIKHTFLPVLIKSLSMALTTHPMLNSRFNEESYEVILKGSHNIGIAMATPNGLVVPNIKNVQSLSILEITKELSRLQKLAKINKLSPDDISGSTITLSNIGGIGGKFGSPLINSPEVAIIGIGRIQKIAQFTEDGDVYPASIMTINIGADHRVLDGATVARFCNDWKKFVEKPDLLLLHTR
- the LOC107820956 gene encoding lipoamide acyltransferase component of branched-chain alpha-keto acid dehydrogenase complex, mitochondrial isoform X2 yields the protein MQSNVWFIPRGCSFSTQAALDLSTGGVIDVPLAQTGEGIAECELLKWFVQEGDQVEEFQPLCEVQSDKATIEITSRYKGKISHIVHVPGSIVKVGETLLKIAVDEIPEPTETSDASEKMTSLDSDFIGSSDISSVPEKSKIDGVSSTPAVRNLAKQYGLDINDVPGTGKDGRILKEDVTNYAMQKGLINEALACAQQKHSEVSSLIGAGYEDKTLQLRGYQRSMVKSMTLAAKIPHFYYVEEMKCDAVVELKKSFQNENSDPEIKHTFLPVLIKSLSMALTTHPMLNSRFNEESYEVILKGSHNIGIAMATPNGLVVPNIKNVQSLSILEITKELSRLQKLAKINKLSPDDISGSTITLSNIGGIGGKFGSPLINSPEVAIIGIGRIQKIAQFTEDGDVYPASIMTINIGADHRVLDGATVARFCNDWKKFVEKPDLLLLHTR